The genomic segment GAATGACCACCGGGAACTCCAGACCCTTGGCCTTGTGAAACGTCATCAGCCGAACCGCATCCGTGTCTTCTTCCGTGATAGACTCATCCTCGCCGAGACGCAATTCCTCGAGACGTTCGAGCCATTGTACCAGACGATGAAAAGAAAAACTCCCCGACGCTTCGAGCGCGCGAGCCAAATCGAGAATCTTGAGTAAGTTGGCAACGCGATTCCCGCCGCGCGGCTTCAAGGCGAACACCTGCAAGCCGGTGGTCTCCTTGAAAAGAAGAGTCAGAATTTCCGAAGGAGTGCGATGGCAGCGGTAATCATGAAACCGGCGAAGCAGGGCGAAGCTCCGTTCAAGATGCGGTTCCGATGACGTGGCGCTTGTGTAGTCGAAATGTCCACCGTGAAGACGATGCCGGAGTAGCTCCTCGTCGCTACAGGCAAAAAACGGAGAGCGGATCGCTCCGATGACGCTCACTCCGTCGTGCGGGTTGTCAATGGCGGCCAAAACGACGCGCAGCGCCTGTATCTCCACCCGCCGGGCAAGATCGCGCTCGCCCGTAACCTCGAACGGAATATCTCTCGACCGAAGCGCAGCCTCCAGCTCGGCAAGGTGGCTGGTAGTCGGGTAGAGAACGGCAATGTCTCGAAAAGAAACGGCTGAATCACTGTTCCGGTTATCGAGATGATCCGGCGAAAGCACAAGACGGCGGATGTACTCGGCCACGCAGGCAGCCTCGGCAGTGGACAGTTCGGCCGAGGCAATTCCCTCATGGAGCAGAGTGGAAGGCGGTGGCAGCGCATGAACGCGAGGGCTGGAATAGCGGGAGGGGCGATGAGGTTCCATGTCCGCGTACTCTGGCTCGTAGCGGTTTGGATGTCCCATCATCAATTCAGAGAAAAGCGCATTCACTTCCGAAATCAGGCCGGGCTCACTGCGGAAGTTGGCACGAATCACAAGCACTTCGCCTTCACAGGAGATTTTCTCGCGTACGCGTCCGTAAAGATCCAGATCGGCGCGGCGGAAACGATAAATAGATTGCTTCGGATCACCGACGAGAAACAGTTTGCCCTCATCGAGTTCCACGTCCTGCCAGTTGGCAGCGAAGCGACCGGGCTTTTCGGAGAGGAAAAAGACAACCTCGGCTTGCAGAGGATCGGTATCCTGAAACTCATCCACCAGAATGTACGCGTAGCGCGCTTTGAACCATTCTCGAGCGGCGCGGCTGTCGCGCAGCATGTCACGCGCCCGCATCAGAAGATCATCAAAGTCAAGCAAGCCCTGATCGAGCAAATCAGCGGCGCAACGACGGACGCCGTTCTTCAACCACTCGATGAGCCCGGCGGCGCGCTGGCTCATTATGGCGCAATGCACATCTATTTTGTGCTGAAAGAACAGGTTGAAAAGGTCTTGCGCTTGCTCCAATGTTTCTCTTGACGTCCAAGCCTGACGCTTTCCGGCTTTTCGTTTGGATAACGAAATATCAGACAGTCGAGACATCAGTGTTTCCGGAGACCAGGAGTCAAGCGATTCCGCCCATCCAAGAATTGAAGACAATTTGCAGGCGAGAAGATCGGCCGGATCGAGACACTGCTTCAGAATGTCGGCGATATCGCGTACGACCTGCTGAAAAGCTTCGATACATCCTGCAAGGTACTGTGGATCGGCGTGGACAGGTTGCAGAAGCTGCAGATCGTCGCGGTGATTGTAGAGTTTCTCGAAAAGCGAATGAAGACTTGTCGCGCGCCGGTCACTACTGATGCGCATGCCTTGCCGCAGGAAAGCGGAGACTTCGGGCAGATCCTTCTCAAACTCCTCGGACAGCCAGTGTTCCCACCCCTCGCCGCGAGCCGTCTGAGCGGACATCTCGTCCAGCATAACAAAATCAGGATCAATTCCCGCTTCAACGGGAAGCTGACGGATTAGATCGCGGCAGAACGAGTGAATGGTGCCGACGGGCATAACTTCAAGGTCGCGAAGCGCCAGACGACAGCGTTCCGCGGCCTCACCGGTCTCGGTCGCACGATACTCGAGCACACTTTTCAGCTTCGTCTTCAACTCGCCGGCCGCCTTTTCGGTGAAGGTAATGGCGACGACGTTGGACAGGCGACAAAGAGTGGTTTCGACGATGGTGAGA from the bacterium genome contains:
- a CDS encoding UvrD-helicase domain-containing protein; protein product: MSSIPTTPLVDATEREKAARDLSMTYLVEAAAGTGKTTLLVSRILTIVETTLCRLSNVVAITFTEKAAGELKTKLKSVLEYRATETGEAAERCRLALRDLEVMPVGTIHSFCRDLIRQLPVEAGIDPDFVMLDEMSAQTARGEGWEHWLSEEFEKDLPEVSAFLRQGMRISSDRRATSLHSLFEKLYNHRDDLQLLQPVHADPQYLAGCIEAFQQVVRDIADILKQCLDPADLLACKLSSILGWAESLDSWSPETLMSRLSDISLSKRKAGKRQAWTSRETLEQAQDLFNLFFQHKIDVHCAIMSQRAAGLIEWLKNGVRRCAADLLDQGLLDFDDLLMRARDMLRDSRAAREWFKARYAYILVDEFQDTDPLQAEVVFFLSEKPGRFAANWQDVELDEGKLFLVGDPKQSIYRFRRADLDLYGRVREKISCEGEVLVIRANFRSEPGLISEVNALFSELMMGHPNRYEPEYADMEPHRPSRYSSPRVHALPPPSTLLHEGIASAELSTAEAACVAEYIRRLVLSPDHLDNRNSDSAVSFRDIAVLYPTTSHLAELEAALRSRDIPFEVTGERDLARRVEIQALRVVLAAIDNPHDGVSVIGAIRSPFFACSDEELLRHRLHGGHFDYTSATSSEPHLERSFALLRRFHDYRCHRTPSEILTLLFKETTGLQVFALKPRGGNRVANLLKILDLARALEASGSFSFHRLVQWLERLEELRLGEDESITEEDTDAVRLMTFHKAKGLEFPVVILFHLRHDFTKNRSPVVIDRTRKSIELRIPAGETTGYVVAADDDSDRQRNESLRQLYVAMTRARDLLVLPLGWISPEARSSPRWLHDVLASRYPTAPTTELETSNDGFTVIDTSSLDLSVSVQESLVIELVGIEESVATAARKHRQIWTTRQRVAVNLLDHTGTFIRPSAHAPVRVPAQNTSARIAETDVAQFGLFVHRLLERVALPGGEDLDELISGTAEEFSVSAPDRATGAELVRRALASDLFTSRLPHARRCVRELTFSACLNDRIIEGTSDLAFREDDGWIIVDFKTDAVSPFECTVRAKHYQHQLIAYAQALSSVTGEEVAEVILYFLRPDVRISFKPKDWS